The Paenibacillus yonginensis genome segment CGTATAATGGCTTTGGAATTCGTTTTTGGTTCCGGTAGGACCCGTACCGAGTTCTTTGGATTTATCCAAAGAGGCTTTCACGTAAGCTTCGGCTTTATTTTTCAGTGACTGATTGATTTTGGTCTGTACTTCAGCGTTCTTTAGACCCGATATAACCGGATACTGTACAGAGATCGTGGTTATAGAGTCCGATTTGTTAATCGATGCTGTAGTATAACGAATATCATTCAACCTCACTTTGGCAAGGCTGACGGTGCTGGTAGCCGCATTCCATTGGGATCGGTATCCGAAAAAGTCCGTAAGGAGATGAACGGAAACCAGGTTGCTGCCGTTCGTGTTTCTCCATTCATAATAGGCCGGCTGAAGTCCGCCGTTTACCGTAATCGTTGCTCCATTGGGGCCTGGCACAGCTTTGACCTGAAGTTGTCCTTGGGTCAGGGTATAGGTTTTGTTCTTGTTGTTATAGACCACATGAATGCCCAGACCGTCCCGGAGGATGCTCAAAGGGATCAGCGCAGTGCCGCTGCCTATTTGACCTTTGGCGGACAAGCTTGTTCCATTCAGGGTAAATGTGACGTTTGTCGCGGCTTGAGCCCGGATAGATACCGAAGCTGCAAAAGCTTGTCCCGGCATACTTGCAGCTGCTGTTCCAAGCAGCAGGGCGGAGGCCAGAAACAGGCCGGAAATTTTCAGGTTAGAAGTCATAAGGTTAGTCAGTCCTTTCAGGTGTTTGTCTCATCTCTGCTTGATTAATTATAGTTAACCGCAGCGACAGAGGATTTACACCCAAGGAACAACCTAGCGACATTCCGGTAACAAAGAAAACTCATAAACGAGCAGCCAAACCTCCCGGGAATTGCAGACGGGCTAACCAAGCACTGTTATTTCACTGTGATTGCGGGAGTTCCGGCAAAATTTACAGCCTGTAACTTTTGTTTCAAACTTGTATAGTTGTCGGGGTTCCCCTTTCCTTCTTCATAGCTGCTTGAAAGCCCAAAACGAGGGGTCGTCCCCTCGTTTCCATGCGATGCAAGTGCATCACCACATCCTGAAAAAAACAGATCAGGAACGCTGCGCCGACGGACGAACAATCAGTTCGTTCACATCCACCTCAGCCGGCTGCTCAATCGCATAAGCGATGGAACGGGCAATCGCCGACGCCGGAATGGCATTTTGGCGGTATTCCTTCATAAAGGCTTTGGTTGACTCGTCCGTAATGGTATCGGCAAGCTCGGACTCCGTTACGCCAGGTGAAACCAGCGTTGTGCGGATCGTATCTCCCAATTCTATGCGGAGCCCTTCGGTAATCGCACGAACCGCATATTTGGTAGCGCAATATACCGCGGCTGTACGGGTAACCGAATAAGCACCTATCGAAGCTACATTAATGATATGTCCGAATCCCTGCTCCTTCATGACTGGAACTCCGGCGGCAATGCCGTGCAGCACCCCACGGATGTTGACGTCGATCATGCGATTCCATTCTTCAATCTTTAAAGCCTCCAGTGGAGAAAGGGGCATCACGCCCGCATTATTCACAAGCACATCCACCCGTCCAAACCGGGTTTGGGCAAGTTCAACGATAACTTTTACCTGCTCC includes the following:
- a CDS encoding SDR family oxidoreductase → MNNINGKVVIVTGASSGIGEATARLLAGQGAHVVLGARRLDRLEALASDIRSQGGSVEYQQLDVTDLEQVKVIVELAQTRFGRVDVLVNNAGVMPLSPLEALKIEEWNRMIDVNIRGVLHGIAAGVPVMKEQGFGHIINVASIGAYSVTRTAAVYCATKYAVRAITEGLRIELGDTIRTTLVSPGVTESELADTITDESTKAFMKEYRQNAIPASAIARSIAYAIEQPAEVDVNELIVRPSAQRS
- a CDS encoding PdaC/SigV domain-containing protein, producing MTSNLKISGLFLASALLLGTAAASMPGQAFAASVSIRAQAATNVTFTLNGTSLSAKGQIGSGTALIPLSILRDGLGIHVVYNNKNKTYTLTQGQLQVKAVPGPNGATITVNGGLQPAYYEWRNTNGSNLVSVHLLTDFFGYRSQWNAATSTVSLAKVRLNDIRYTTASINKSDSITTISVQYPVISGLKNAEVQTKINQSLKNKAEAYVKASLDKSKELGTGPTGTKNEFQSHYTVSYNEKGIISFREIRYEYYGGAHGADIVEGFTYSLNSGKQLELSDLLKTGGNYTQKIDQLIASKLKKEPNYLGGFKTLGKNPGYYLKNGSLVIYFQEYEYVPYAQGLLEYAIPFSALLPEGTDPFAGL